One window of the Granulicella arctica genome contains the following:
- a CDS encoding DHA2 family efflux MFS transporter permease subunit has product MATLAQVRPLTLPQWKPKHNPWAIALTVTLATFMEVLDTSIANVALPHIAGSLGASQDEATWVLTSYLVASAVILPISGWLSNRFGRKRVYMTCVTVFTLCSLLCGIAPTLPFLILARILQGLGGGGLAPSEQAILADTFPIEKRGQAFAVYGMAVVFAPAIGPTLGGWITDNFNWHWIFFINLPVGLLSLYLSNRMVEDPPHLIARKEASKHLKVDFMGLGLVALGVGLLEFTLDKGQEKDWFSDPMIRFTFFTAIILLVWFVYWEWFHPDPIVDIKLLKNRNFGTAVFLQLILGMVLFGSTVLIPQYLQTLLGYTAERAGMVLSPAGFVLMVMMLIAGRTVGKVDPRAMAAAGYFFTAVGVYNLTRLDLTTSFGAATEWRILQMMALPFIFIPISTLNYVGVPADKSNQISSLSNFARNIGGSAGTALLTTFIARTSQTHQQVLGSNVIRGSVSYRIYMARMTELLTAGGMSAAQASQTAIGTAYRQMQSQATMLSYQNAFVVLSALLFILVPLPFLMRLPKKREKPS; this is encoded by the coding sequence ATGGCAACGCTCGCCCAAGTTCGGCCGCTCACGCTCCCCCAGTGGAAGCCAAAGCATAATCCGTGGGCGATCGCCCTGACCGTCACGCTTGCGACTTTCATGGAGGTTCTCGATACCTCGATCGCAAACGTTGCGCTGCCGCACATCGCCGGTTCGCTCGGTGCAAGCCAGGACGAAGCAACCTGGGTTCTGACAAGCTATCTCGTGGCGTCGGCTGTCATCCTGCCAATCTCCGGCTGGCTTTCGAATCGCTTCGGCCGCAAGCGCGTCTACATGACCTGCGTCACCGTTTTCACGCTCTGCTCGCTGCTCTGCGGCATTGCGCCGACGCTGCCCTTCCTCATCCTCGCTCGAATTCTGCAAGGCCTCGGCGGCGGCGGTCTCGCACCGAGCGAGCAGGCCATCCTGGCCGATACCTTCCCGATCGAGAAGCGCGGACAAGCCTTCGCAGTCTACGGGATGGCGGTCGTCTTCGCCCCGGCGATTGGCCCAACGCTTGGCGGCTGGATCACCGACAACTTCAACTGGCATTGGATCTTCTTCATCAATCTGCCCGTCGGACTGCTCTCGCTTTACCTCTCGAACCGTATGGTTGAAGATCCGCCGCACTTGATCGCACGCAAAGAGGCCTCAAAGCACCTCAAAGTCGACTTTATGGGCCTCGGTCTGGTCGCGCTCGGCGTTGGCCTCCTCGAGTTCACCCTCGATAAGGGGCAGGAGAAAGACTGGTTTTCCGACCCGATGATCCGCTTTACATTCTTTACCGCGATCATCCTGCTGGTGTGGTTTGTCTATTGGGAGTGGTTTCATCCCGACCCGATCGTCGATATCAAGCTGCTGAAGAACCGTAACTTCGGCACCGCCGTCTTCCTGCAGTTGATTCTCGGGATGGTGCTCTTCGGCTCGACCGTGCTGATTCCGCAGTATCTACAGACGCTGCTCGGCTACACGGCCGAACGGGCCGGGATGGTCCTGTCACCCGCAGGCTTCGTCCTAATGGTCATGATGCTGATTGCGGGCAGAACCGTCGGCAAGGTGGACCCCCGCGCCATGGCCGCCGCAGGTTATTTCTTCACGGCTGTGGGCGTCTACAACCTGACGCGACTGGACCTGACGACTTCCTTCGGAGCCGCTACTGAGTGGCGCATCCTGCAGATGATGGCGCTGCCATTTATCTTCATCCCGATCAGCACGCTTAACTACGTCGGGGTTCCAGCGGACAAGTCGAACCAGATCTCAAGCCTCTCGAACTTCGCCCGCAATATTGGTGGGAGCGCCGGCACCGCGCTCCTCACCACGTTCATTGCCCGCACGTCACAGACGCACCAACAGGTCCTCGGCTCAAATGTAATCCGCGGCAGTGTTTCCTATCGCATCTATATGGCCCGCATGACCGAACTACTCACGGCCGGAGGCATGTCTGCCGCACAGGCCAGCCAGACTGCCATCGGCACAGCCTATCGCCAGATGCAGTCGCAGGCGACGATGCTGAGCTATCAGAATGCCTTTGTTGTGCTGTCGGCTTTGCTGTTCATACTCGTGCCGCTGCCGTTTCTGATGCGCCTCCCGAAGAAGCGCGAGAAGCCGTCCTGA
- a CDS encoding MarR family winged helix-turn-helix transcriptional regulator, whose translation MCELTEKTELEASRRQIARLMKRLMLHFRTEIDEQLRPFGATKAQIQLLWAIRSAPGSSGAHLARACEVTPQTMQALIQKTEESGWIVRGKDSVNDRIVTASLTAAGEELLVTADRVIKGIEAQLWQGVSPEAIETLSSVLEQCLANVTAT comes from the coding sequence ATGTGCGAATTAACTGAGAAGACCGAACTGGAAGCAAGCCGTCGCCAGATAGCACGGCTGATGAAACGGTTGATGCTTCATTTCCGCACGGAGATTGACGAGCAGCTTCGCCCGTTCGGTGCGACGAAGGCGCAGATCCAACTGCTCTGGGCCATTCGCAGTGCGCCGGGTAGTTCGGGAGCGCATCTTGCCCGCGCCTGCGAGGTGACGCCGCAAACGATGCAGGCGCTCATCCAGAAGACGGAGGAGAGCGGCTGGATTGTGCGCGGCAAGGACAGCGTGAATGATCGCATTGTCACGGCATCGCTGACGGCTGCCGGTGAGGAGTTGCTGGTGACCGCCGATCGTGTGATCAAAGGCATTGAAGCGCAGCTTTGGCAGGGCGTTTCACCAGAGGCTATCGAGACATTGAGCAGTGTTTTGGAGCAATGTCTCGCAAACGTGACCGCGACGTAG
- the gltX gene encoding glutamate--tRNA ligase → MTQSIPENQPPIRVRIAPSPTGDPHVGTAYIGLINFLYARQRGGKFVLRIEDTDRARFVATSEQMIFDALRWLGITWDEGPDVGGPFGPYRQSERSDIYREHVEILLANGTAYRAFETPEELEALRQRQTAAKLPPRYDGGHRELSQEQIDAYLAEGRAYVIRIKVPEGSTTFRDELRGTITFEHSNVDDQVLMKSDGFPTYHLANVVDDHLMRITDVIRAEEWISSTPKHVLLYQAFGWEQPRFWHMPLLRNLDKSKISKRKNPVSLVYYRQAGFLPEAMVNFLGLMGGGMPTPTPVEVVNGAKETEIFSLDEMIERFEVPKIRLGGPVFDLTKLKWLNGEYLRALPPDAFYEAVRALVFSDDYLRQISAIMQTRIETLGQFGDITNFFFADNIMPPQDVFLPKKRTLEETLVFAAEQLLTLEATDWTTEAIEPALKALGETNSWSVKENFMLLRAILTGSTMSPPLLESLVIFGKARSIDRLRRFLDTQKKLATNPRK, encoded by the coding sequence ATGACGCAAAGCATCCCAGAAAACCAGCCTCCCATTCGTGTCCGCATCGCCCCTTCGCCTACCGGAGACCCGCACGTCGGCACCGCCTACATCGGCCTGATCAACTTTTTATATGCCCGCCAGCGCGGCGGTAAGTTCGTCCTTCGCATTGAGGACACGGACCGCGCCCGCTTCGTCGCCACCTCCGAGCAGATGATCTTCGATGCACTTCGCTGGCTCGGGATCACCTGGGACGAAGGCCCCGACGTCGGCGGCCCATTCGGACCATATCGCCAATCCGAGCGCAGCGACATCTACCGCGAGCACGTAGAAATACTTCTCGCAAACGGCACCGCCTACCGTGCGTTTGAAACACCCGAAGAGCTTGAGGCGCTGAGGCAGCGCCAAACCGCTGCCAAGCTTCCGCCTCGTTACGATGGTGGCCACCGCGAGCTATCGCAGGAGCAGATCGACGCCTACTTGGCGGAGGGCCGCGCGTATGTGATTCGCATAAAGGTCCCCGAAGGTTCGACAACCTTCCGCGATGAGCTGCGCGGCACTATCACCTTCGAGCATTCGAACGTCGACGATCAGGTCCTTATGAAGTCCGACGGCTTTCCGACCTACCATCTTGCGAACGTCGTCGACGATCACCTGATGCGCATCACCGACGTCATCCGCGCCGAGGAATGGATCTCCTCCACGCCGAAACACGTCCTCCTCTACCAGGCCTTTGGTTGGGAGCAGCCGCGCTTCTGGCACATGCCGCTCCTGCGCAATCTGGATAAGAGCAAGATCTCCAAGCGGAAGAATCCTGTCTCGCTTGTCTACTATCGTCAGGCTGGATTTCTGCCCGAGGCCATGGTTAATTTTCTTGGCCTGATGGGTGGCGGGATGCCGACACCAACGCCGGTCGAGGTCGTCAACGGAGCGAAGGAGACGGAGATCTTCTCGCTTGACGAGATGATTGAGCGCTTTGAGGTTCCGAAGATTCGCCTTGGCGGCCCCGTCTTCGATCTCACCAAGCTCAAGTGGCTCAACGGAGAGTACCTGCGCGCCCTGCCGCCAGATGCGTTCTACGAGGCCGTCCGCGCCCTGGTCTTCAGCGACGACTACCTCCGCCAGATCTCTGCGATTATGCAGACCCGCATCGAGACGCTTGGCCAGTTCGGCGACATCACCAACTTCTTTTTCGCTGACAACATCATGCCGCCGCAGGATGTCTTTCTCCCGAAGAAGCGCACCCTCGAAGAGACACTTGTCTTCGCCGCCGAACAACTCCTGACCCTCGAAGCGACCGACTGGACGACGGAAGCAATCGAGCCCGCGCTGAAAGCGTTAGGCGAAACGAACTCCTGGTCTGTCAAGGAGAACTTCATGCTTCTCCGCGCCATCCTCACGGGAAGCACGATGTCGCCGCCGCTGCTCGAATCGCTGGTCATCTTCGGCAAGGCTCGCAGCATCGACCGGCTCCGTCGTTTTCTCGACACCCAGAAGAAGCTGGCCACAAATCCCCGCAAGTAG
- a CDS encoding Nif3-like dinuclear metal center hexameric protein, translating into MSVSRRMFLAAGAVGTGWMLVPELLGSVVAAPVTVGVVIDRIKEHVGVPWRAQTVDNLLAGDPGIVVTGIATTMMATFEVCKRAQALGCNFIITHETPFYLHQDKTDDIKDNGVLLAKQKFLADHEMAILHFHDHLHAMHPDGVAKGMVEQLGWQANVDTGGDLKRLHFDGMRLQTLVQGIATKLGAKTIRVVGNRELPVHRVATSWGYCGREGGIALLADPQVEVLICGETREWELVEYAQDAITAGQAKALVVVGHVLSEQAGMEFATSWLKTFVTEVPVKFVPAPEPFWLG; encoded by the coding sequence ATGAGTGTGTCTCGTCGAATGTTTCTCGCTGCGGGTGCAGTCGGAACGGGTTGGATGCTGGTCCCGGAGTTGCTGGGTAGCGTCGTTGCCGCGCCGGTAACGGTGGGAGTCGTGATCGACCGCATCAAGGAGCACGTAGGCGTGCCATGGCGTGCGCAGACAGTCGACAATCTGCTGGCTGGCGATCCGGGGATCGTGGTGACGGGCATTGCGACGACGATGATGGCGACGTTCGAGGTGTGCAAGCGGGCGCAGGCGCTCGGTTGTAACTTCATCATCACGCATGAGACCCCGTTCTATCTCCATCAGGACAAGACGGACGATATCAAGGACAACGGCGTGCTGTTGGCGAAACAGAAATTCCTTGCGGATCACGAGATGGCGATCCTCCACTTTCACGATCACCTGCACGCGATGCATCCCGATGGCGTAGCAAAGGGTATGGTCGAGCAGCTTGGCTGGCAGGCCAACGTGGATACGGGCGGCGATCTGAAGCGGCTGCACTTCGACGGTATGAGGCTCCAGACGCTGGTGCAGGGCATTGCAACGAAACTCGGGGCGAAGACGATCCGGGTGGTAGGAAATCGAGAGTTGCCCGTTCACCGTGTGGCGACGAGCTGGGGCTATTGCGGTCGGGAGGGTGGCATCGCGCTTCTCGCCGACCCGCAGGTTGAGGTGTTGATCTGCGGCGAGACCCGCGAGTGGGAGTTGGTGGAGTACGCCCAGGATGCAATTACGGCTGGACAGGCAAAGGCGCTCGTGGTCGTAGGCCATGTGCTTTCAGAGCAAGCCGGCATGGAGTTCGCCACCTCCTGGTTGAAAACCTTTGTCACGGAGGTGCCCGTAAAGTTTGTACCTGCGCCCGAACCGTTCTGGCTGGGCTAA
- a CDS encoding AI-2E family transporter has translation MPDQTPTPQSLSKPHNQITLYLLTTAALILCALILRPLFSAIAGAVVLAVITQHPYDWLGTKVKNRNLCAAIALFAVILAIIIPCFFLAQEIVQQAIAAVSVMRHEASHREFAALLARHPTLTARIQTVTDSFDVDETIKASATFLGRRLFWLLGHSILIITQIVFMLFILFFLFRDRSVFLNFLCKTLPFREDETSVLLARVDDTIKATALGRAGIAALQGILAGLAYWLFGVPGVILWSFTTCAFAMIPGVGAILVWGPIAVYLGLSGHWGKAALLAVWGGVIVSTIDNILYPMFVGSRLRTHPVAILLAIIGGVALFGIPGIILGPVIFTTAGALLDMYQARNSPQL, from the coding sequence TTGCCCGACCAGACACCAACCCCGCAGTCTCTCTCAAAGCCTCACAACCAGATCACACTTTACCTGCTCACCACGGCGGCGCTCATTCTCTGTGCCCTCATCCTTCGGCCGCTCTTCTCTGCAATCGCCGGAGCTGTCGTGCTCGCCGTCATCACGCAGCACCCCTACGATTGGCTCGGCACCAAGGTAAAGAATCGCAACCTCTGCGCCGCTATCGCGCTGTTCGCGGTCATCCTGGCCATCATTATTCCGTGCTTCTTTCTCGCGCAGGAGATCGTACAGCAAGCTATCGCGGCGGTAAGCGTCATGCGCCATGAGGCCAGCCATCGGGAGTTTGCCGCGCTGCTCGCTCGTCACCCTACGCTCACCGCCCGCATCCAGACCGTCACGGATTCCTTCGACGTCGATGAGACCATCAAGGCCTCGGCCACCTTCCTGGGACGCCGCCTCTTCTGGCTCCTTGGTCACTCGATCCTGATCATCACGCAGATCGTGTTCATGCTGTTTATCCTGTTTTTCCTCTTTCGCGACCGCAGTGTCTTCCTCAATTTTCTTTGCAAGACGCTGCCCTTCCGTGAAGACGAGACCAGCGTCCTTCTCGCCCGCGTTGACGACACGATTAAGGCGACCGCCCTTGGCCGCGCCGGCATCGCCGCGCTCCAAGGTATTCTTGCCGGTCTCGCCTACTGGTTATTTGGGGTTCCCGGCGTGATCCTGTGGTCGTTTACTACCTGTGCCTTCGCCATGATCCCCGGGGTCGGCGCGATTTTGGTCTGGGGACCCATCGCTGTCTACCTCGGTCTCAGCGGCCATTGGGGCAAAGCCGCGCTGCTCGCGGTGTGGGGAGGCGTGATCGTCAGCACGATCGACAACATTCTCTACCCGATGTTCGTCGGGTCGCGCCTCCGTACCCACCCGGTTGCGATCCTGCTCGCTATCATCGGCGGCGTTGCGCTCTTCGGCATCCCGGGCATTATTCTCGGGCCTGTGATCTTCACCACTGCCGGCGCCCTGCTCGACATGTATCAGGCACGCAACAGCCCTCAGCTTTAG
- the rpsD gene encoding 30S ribosomal protein S4: MSERTKWKMQRALGMELPGLGKPGALEKRNYPPGQHGQGTKKKLTQYGTQLREKQKLLFHYGLREEQLRRFVRNARSMNASNWIESLIGLLELRLDNIVFRLGFARSIASARQLVNHGHVMVNGRILTIGSAVLRSGSFVRLTEYAAGAMTEASRMAPRLPLPSYLQFAMEGSNDHGVIRMQPGPEHVPFEFNPRQVAEYYAKRGV, encoded by the coding sequence TTGAGTGAACGAACCAAATGGAAGATGCAGCGGGCGCTCGGCATGGAGCTACCTGGATTGGGCAAGCCCGGCGCCCTGGAAAAGCGGAACTACCCACCCGGTCAGCACGGTCAGGGAACGAAAAAGAAGCTGACCCAATACGGAACGCAGCTGCGAGAGAAACAGAAGCTTCTCTTTCACTACGGTCTCCGCGAAGAGCAGCTTCGTCGTTTCGTGCGCAACGCCCGCAGCATGAACGCCTCTAATTGGATTGAGAGCCTGATTGGCCTCCTGGAACTTCGGTTGGATAACATCGTCTTCAGGCTCGGCTTTGCCCGCAGCATCGCCTCCGCTCGCCAGTTGGTCAATCACGGGCATGTCATGGTGAATGGAAGAATTCTTACCATTGGGAGCGCCGTTCTCCGCTCCGGTAGCTTCGTCCGCCTGACGGAGTACGCTGCGGGAGCGATGACCGAAGCCTCCAGAATGGCTCCGCGCCTGCCGCTGCCCTCGTACCTGCAGTTCGCAATGGAAGGCTCAAACGACCACGGAGTCATCCGGATGCAGCCCGGTCCTGAGCACGTTCCCTTCGAGTTCAACCCGCGCCAGGTAGCGGAGTACTACGCAAAGAGGGGTGTTTAG
- the holA gene encoding DNA polymerase III subunit delta — translation MASLKSFAGTDRFLAEIAGPTPRPGYVLAGDEIFLYERCRKGVLAALVPPDLRDFCLNDVDLADTSIFDILDRAQTPSLMAPFQVFFIRGLKNLYGRGSKKEEFAAIDTYFRSPNPQSLLLFVADHLRIPTDLRRMDLQDKDRFERIRETLGDHCGIIELARVDEADAVRWATEAATARSVVFEPDAARELADALGADMMLISSELEKLLLYVTAPIPQNADTAPLAKNRITLGDVETMVLAAKQRSLYELTDAISAHDRPRALLLLHGLLNASDGGEDAAIGHLYMLARTFRQMLIISEKNVRDSRAIWQVLWQGFRMPPFAADELIKQARRYKSRRQLTRAIRLVARADLELRSSPANKLLVLERLILDLAAEPRPEHAAPTSQFAMEL, via the coding sequence ATGGCCTCCTTGAAGTCTTTCGCCGGTACCGACCGCTTCCTTGCCGAGATCGCCGGCCCTACGCCTCGTCCCGGCTACGTGCTTGCGGGCGACGAGATTTTTCTTTATGAGCGATGCCGCAAGGGTGTCCTCGCGGCCTTGGTGCCCCCCGACCTCCGCGACTTCTGCCTCAACGATGTCGACCTCGCTGACACCTCCATCTTCGACATCCTCGACCGCGCCCAGACACCCTCCCTCATGGCTCCGTTCCAGGTCTTCTTCATCCGCGGCCTGAAGAATTTGTACGGCCGGGGTAGCAAGAAAGAGGAGTTCGCGGCGATCGATACGTACTTCCGCTCGCCTAACCCGCAATCCCTGCTCCTCTTCGTGGCCGACCACCTCCGCATCCCTACCGACCTCCGCCGCATGGATTTGCAGGACAAGGACCGCTTTGAGCGCATCCGCGAAACCCTTGGCGACCACTGCGGCATTATTGAGCTGGCCCGGGTCGACGAGGCCGATGCCGTCCGCTGGGCGACTGAAGCCGCCACCGCTCGCTCCGTTGTTTTCGAGCCCGACGCGGCACGCGAACTCGCCGACGCTCTCGGGGCGGACATGATGCTGATCTCGAGCGAACTCGAAAAACTTCTGCTCTACGTGACCGCCCCTATTCCCCAGAACGCGGACACCGCTCCACTCGCAAAGAACCGCATCACCCTGGGCGATGTGGAGACCATGGTGCTCGCCGCGAAACAGCGGAGCCTTTACGAGCTGACCGACGCGATTTCGGCGCATGACCGCCCGCGTGCCCTGCTCCTGCTCCACGGCCTGCTCAATGCCTCCGACGGTGGTGAGGACGCCGCAATCGGTCATCTTTACATGCTCGCCCGCACCTTTCGCCAGATGCTCATCATCTCTGAGAAAAACGTCCGGGACTCGAGAGCCATCTGGCAGGTTCTCTGGCAGGGCTTCCGCATGCCGCCTTTTGCTGCCGATGAGCTGATCAAGCAGGCCCGCCGCTACAAGTCGCGCCGCCAGCTTACCCGCGCCATCCGCCTCGTAGCCCGCGCGGATCTTGAACTTCGCAGCTCTCCCGCCAACAAACTTCTTGTCCTCGAACGCCTCATCCTCGATCTTGCCGCCGAGCCCCGCCCCGAACATGCCGCGCCGACCAGCCAGTTCGCCATGGAGCTTTAG
- the lptE gene encoding LPS assembly lipoprotein LptE — protein MRLLSLTLLLALTGCGYHQAGSATHLPVNVRTLAVPIFTTRVQAYHTEMVYTQAVIRELNIRTKYTITNTDKDDDAVLTGTILSQSIAPLTYDSSTSQTSSYLVTITAKVILTARDGHILYQNDALAYREQYQSTQDLSGFIQEDSPAIRRVATDFAKAVVADMLESF, from the coding sequence ATGCGACTCCTTTCCCTCACCCTCCTCCTCGCGCTTACAGGCTGCGGTTATCACCAGGCTGGCTCCGCCACGCATCTGCCCGTGAACGTGCGTACCCTCGCCGTCCCGATCTTCACCACGCGCGTTCAGGCCTACCACACCGAGATGGTCTATACGCAAGCCGTCATTCGCGAACTCAACATCCGCACAAAGTACACCATCACCAACACCGATAAGGATGACGATGCGGTCCTCACTGGCACCATCCTCAGCCAGTCCATCGCGCCGCTCACCTACGATTCCTCGACCAGCCAGACCTCGAGCTATCTCGTGACCATCACCGCAAAGGTCATCCTTACCGCCCGTGACGGCCATATCCTCTACCAGAACGATGCACTCGCCTACCGCGAGCAGTACCAGTCGACGCAGGATCTCAGCGGCTTCATCCAGGAAGACTCTCCCGCGATCCGGCGGGTCGCCACCGACTTCGCCAAGGCCGTAGTCGCCGATATGCTGGAGTCCTTTTAG
- the ftsH gene encoding ATP-dependent zinc metalloprotease FtsH translates to MNSTVKQILIWVFMITCLVCLWQFVKGTSSGPDKQISLSQLLDSADQGKIADVTVNSAEVTGHYTDKTLFHTTIPANYPDMYKTLRDHGVNINIKDQNGNAWLGILIQFAPFVLLLGLWFFLLRQMQSGGNKAMSFGKSKARLLSMQQKKITFKDVAGVDEAKEELKEIIEFLRESQKFQKLGGRIPKGVLLVGPPGTGKTLLARAVAGEANVPFFSISGSDFVEMFVGVGASRVRDLFEQGKKNAPCIIFIDEIDAVGRHRGAGLGGGHDEREQTLNQLLVEMDGFEANDGVILIAATNRPDVLDPALLRPGRFDRRVIVDRPDIRGREEVLKVHSKKVPMAEDVNLNILARGTPGFSGADLANMVNEAALTAARFNRKSVHMYDFEVAKDKVMMGAERKSMLLTDEEKKVTAYHEAGHTLVSALREHSDPLHKVTIIPRGMALGVTVYLPEEDQHTVTKDYLETRLAMMMGGRCAEEIFLKQMTTGAGNDIERATELARKMVCEYGMSGMGPMTYGKKEQEVFLGREIGQSRDFSDDTARQIDAEVRSFVNAGYKSAYTILEANQDIMHRMANALLERETLDAADIKLIIEGKDLPAARSPLSGVDSDSNGGETQKILKPESGRKPGFGEGQPSPA, encoded by the coding sequence TTGAATTCGACCGTGAAACAAATATTGATCTGGGTCTTCATGATTACCTGCCTGGTCTGCCTCTGGCAGTTCGTTAAGGGCACATCATCAGGACCCGACAAGCAGATCAGCCTGTCGCAGCTACTTGACTCAGCCGATCAGGGCAAGATCGCCGACGTCACTGTGAACAGCGCTGAAGTGACCGGGCACTACACCGACAAGACCCTCTTCCATACGACCATTCCCGCCAACTATCCGGACATGTACAAGACCCTCCGCGATCACGGTGTGAACATCAACATCAAGGATCAGAACGGCAACGCCTGGCTCGGTATCCTCATCCAGTTCGCGCCGTTTGTCCTGCTGCTTGGCCTCTGGTTCTTCCTCCTTCGCCAGATGCAGTCCGGCGGCAACAAGGCGATGAGCTTTGGCAAGAGCAAGGCGCGCCTGCTCTCCATGCAGCAGAAGAAGATCACTTTTAAGGATGTTGCCGGCGTCGATGAGGCCAAGGAAGAGCTCAAGGAGATCATTGAGTTCCTCCGCGAGTCGCAGAAGTTCCAGAAGCTTGGCGGCCGTATTCCCAAGGGCGTCCTGCTCGTCGGACCTCCGGGAACCGGCAAAACGCTTCTTGCTCGCGCTGTTGCTGGTGAAGCAAACGTTCCGTTCTTCTCGATCTCCGGTTCGGACTTCGTTGAAATGTTTGTCGGCGTCGGTGCAAGCCGCGTTCGCGACCTCTTCGAGCAAGGTAAGAAGAACGCCCCCTGCATCATCTTCATCGACGAAATCGACGCAGTCGGCCGCCATCGCGGAGCCGGTCTCGGCGGTGGTCACGATGAGCGTGAGCAAACCCTGAACCAGCTTCTCGTCGAGATGGACGGTTTTGAGGCCAATGACGGCGTCATCCTGATCGCAGCCACCAACCGCCCCGACGTACTTGATCCCGCGCTTCTCCGTCCAGGTCGCTTCGATCGCCGTGTCATCGTTGATCGCCCCGATATCCGCGGCCGCGAAGAAGTTCTCAAGGTCCACTCGAAGAAGGTTCCGATGGCGGAAGACGTCAACCTGAACATTCTTGCGCGTGGTACACCGGGCTTCTCAGGAGCCGATCTGGCCAACATGGTCAACGAAGCCGCCCTCACCGCTGCCCGCTTCAATCGCAAGTCGGTTCACATGTATGACTTTGAAGTAGCCAAGGACAAGGTCATGATGGGTGCGGAGCGCAAGTCCATGCTCCTCACGGACGAAGAGAAGAAAGTAACCGCCTATCACGAGGCCGGTCATACCCTCGTCTCCGCGCTCCGCGAGCACTCGGACCCGCTTCATAAGGTTACGATCATCCCGCGTGGCATGGCTCTCGGTGTAACGGTCTACCTCCCCGAGGAAGACCAGCACACCGTCACCAAGGACTATCTCGAGACGCGCCTCGCCATGATGATGGGCGGTCGCTGCGCCGAGGAGATCTTCCTCAAGCAGATGACCACCGGTGCCGGCAACGACATCGAACGGGCAACTGAGCTCGCCCGCAAGATGGTCTGCGAGTACGGCATGAGCGGCATGGGACCCATGACTTACGGCAAGAAGGAACAGGAAGTGTTCCTCGGCCGCGAGATCGGCCAGTCCCGCGACTTCTCCGACGACACCGCCCGCCAGATCGACGCCGAGGTTCGCAGCTTCGTGAACGCCGGCTACAAGTCGGCCTACACGATCCTCGAAGCTAACCAGGACATTATGCACCGCATGGCGAACGCCCTGCTGGAGCGTGAGACGCTGGACGCCGCGGATATCAAGCTGATCATCGAAGGCAAGGACCTTCCCGCTGCCCGCTCGCCCCTTTCTGGTGTCGACTCTGACTCCAACGGCGGCGAGACGCAGAAGATCCTCAAGCCAGAGTCCGGACGCAAGCCCGGCTTCGGCGAAGGCCAGCCTTCACCTGCATAA